The Phoenix dactylifera cultivar Barhee BC4 chromosome 17, palm_55x_up_171113_PBpolish2nd_filt_p, whole genome shotgun sequence genome contains a region encoding:
- the LOC103719069 gene encoding oligopeptide transporter 7-like: MDSPRQEEEEEEEEEKQKEITTPLLHADPSASTSSSSSPPQAADDAEEEEEENSPIEQVALTVPVGDDPSVPVLTFRMWVLGTISCALLSFLNQFFWYRKEPLSITSISAQIAVVPLGHLMARTITDRVFFKGRRWEFTLNPGPFNIKEHVLITIFANSGAGSVYAIHVVTAVKIFYHQHITFFVSLLVVLTTQVLGFGWAGIFRRYLVEPAAMWWPYNLVQVSLFRALHEKEARPKHGLTRNQFFMVAFICSFGYYVFPGYLFSMLTSLSWICWIFPRSILAQQLGSGLYGLGIGAIGLDWSTISSYLGSPLASPWFATANVAAGFVLIMYVITPTAYWLNLYKAKTFPIFSDGLFSSTGQSYNISSIIDSNFHLDVDAYEKEGPLYLSTFFAVTYGVGFASLTAIVSHVLLFHGREIWQMSKSAFQEKKMDVHTRLMRQYKQVPQWWFICILVANVALTIFACEYYIDQLQLPWWGVLLACGLAIFFTLPIGIITATTNQTPGLNIITEYIMGYLYPGRPVANMCFKVYGYISMTQALTFLQDFKLGHYMKIPPRTMFMAQVVGTLIAAIVYLGTAWWLMDTIPNICDTELLSSDSPWTCPSDHVFFDASVIWGLIGPRRIFGDLGTYSAINWFFLAGAIAPLLIWLAHKAFPKKQWISLINMPVLIGATHKMPPATAANYATWIIVGFLSGFVVYRYRRDWWQRHNYVLSGALDSGLAFMAVLLYLCLGLEDVSLKWWGNDLDGCSLASCPTAKGVVVDGCPVF; encoded by the exons ATGGATTCCCCCCgccaggaagaagaagaagaagaagaagaagagaagcagaAAGAAATCACCACCCCTCTCC TTCACGCCGACCCCTCAGCCTCGACATCATCGTCATCTTCCCCGCCGCAAGCAGCTGACGatgccgaggaggaggaggaggagaattcGCCGATCGAGCAGGTGGCTCTCACCGTGCCGGTGGGCGACGACCCGTCCGTTCCCGTGCTGACGTTCCGCATGTGGGTTCTCGGCACGATCTCCTGCGCGCTGCTGTCCTTTCTGAACCAGTTCTTCTGGTACCGGAAGGAGCCGCTCTCGATCACCTCCATCTCGGCCCAGATCGCGGTGGTGCCCCTGGGCCACCTGATGGCTCGGACGATAACTGACCGTGTTTTCTTCAAGGGGAGGCGCTGGGAGTTCACGCTCAATCCGGGGCCGTTCAACATAAAAGAGCACGTATTGATCACCATCTTCGCCAACTCCGGCGCCGGCAGCGTCTACGCCATCCATGTCGTCACCGCCGTCAAGATCTTCTACCACCAGCACATCACCTTCTTCGTCTCCCTCCTCGTCGTCCTCACCACCCAG GTGTTGGGGTTTGGGTGGGCGGGAATATTCCGGCGATATCTGGTGGAGCCGGCGGCGATGTGGTGGCCGTACAACCTGGTCCAGGTCTCGCTGTTCAG GGCACTCCACGAGAAGGAAGCGCGGCCTAAGCATGGCCTGACCCGTAACCAGTTCTTCATGGTAGCCTTTATCTGTAGCTTTGGCTACTACGTGTTCCCGGGCTACCTCTTCTCCATGCTAACCTCCCTCTCTTGGATCTGCTGGATCTTCCCTCGCTCCATCCTTGCCCAGCAGCTCGGCTCCGGCCTCTACGGCCTCGGCATCGGAGCCATCGGCCTCGACTGGTCCACCATCTCCTCGTACCTCGGCAGCCCCCTGGCCAGCCCCTGGTTCGCCACCGCCAACGTCGCCGCCGGGTTTGTTCTCATTATGTATGTCATCACCCCCACCGCCTACTGGCTCAACCTCTACAAGGCCAAGACCTTCCCCATTTTCTCTGACGGTCTCTTCAGCTCGACCGGCCAGAGCTACAACATCTCCAGCATTATAGACTCTAACTTTCACCTCGACGTCGACGCCTACGAGAAGGAAGGCCCTCTCTATCTGAGCACCTTCTTCGCAGTGACTTATGGTGTAGGCTTCGCTTCTCTCACAGCTATTGTCTCTCATGTTCTCCTCTTCCATGGCAG AGAAATATGGCAAATGAGCAAGTCGGCGTTCCAAGAGAAGAAGATGGATGTGCATACGAGGCTCATGCGCCAATATAAGCAAGTTCCGCAGTGGTGGTTCATCTGCATCCTCGTCGCCAATGTCGCTCTGACCATCTTTGCATGCGAGTACTACATCGATCAACTCCAATTGCCATGGTGGGGTGTCTTGCTGGCTTGTGGCCTTGCCATTTTCTTCACTCTCCCCATTGGAATCATCACAGCCACAACCAACCAG ACACCAGGTTTAAACATCATCACAGAGTATATCATGGGATACTTGTATCCAGGCAGGCCGGTTGCAAACATGTGCTTCAAGGTATATGGTTACATCAGCATGACACAGGCCTTGACATTTTTGCAAGACTTCAAGCTGGGGCACTACATGAAGATCCCACCCAGAACAATGTTCATGGCTCAG GTGGTAGGTACTCTAATTGCTGCAATTGTCTATCTTGGAACTGCATGGTGGCTCATGGACACCATCCCCAACATCTGCGACACGGAGCTTCTATCCTCGGACAGCCCGTGGACCTGCCCATCTGACCATGTGTTCTTTGATGCCTCTGTCATATGGGGTCTCATTGGCCCCCGCCGGATCTTCGGAGACCTTGGTACCTACTCAGCCATCAACTGGTTCTTCCTGGCCGGGGCCATTGCGCCTCTTCTCATTTGGCTCGCCCATAAGGCCTTCCCAAAGAAGCAGTGGATAAGTCTCATCAACATGCCTGTACTGATTGGTGCCACCCACAAGATGCCTCCAGCCACAGCCGCTAACTACGCTACCTGGATCATTGTTGGCTTCTTGTCGGGCTTTGTAGTTTATAGGTACCGGCGTGATTGGTGGCAGCGGCATAACTATGTGCTTTCGGGTGCTCTGGATTCTGGGCTGGCATTCATGGCAGTCTTGCTGTATCTGTGCCTGGGGCTGGAGGATGTCAGCCTGAAGTGGTGGGGAAATGACCTGGATGGTTGCTCCCTGGCTTCTTGCCCCACTGCAAAGGGTGTTGTAGTTGATGGCTGCCCAGTTTTCTGA
- the LOC103719071 gene encoding oligopeptide transporter 7-like, whose protein sequence is MDSPRQEKEEEEEKQKEITTPLLHADPSASTSSSSPSPQAADDAEEEEEENSPIEQVALTVPVGDDPSVPVLTFRMWVLGTISCALLSFLNQFFWYRKEPLSITSISAQIAVVPLGHLMARTITDRAFFKGRRWEFTLNPGPFNIKEHVLITIFANSGAGSVYAIHVVTAVKIFYRRHITFFVSLLVVLTTQVLGFGWAGIFRRYLVEPAAMWWPYNLVQVSLFRALHEKEARPKHGLTRNQFFMVAFICSFSYYVFPGYLFSMLTSLSWICWIFPRSVLAQQLGSGLYGLGIGAIGLDWSTISSYLGSPLASPWFATANVAAGFVLIMYVITPTAYWLNLYKAKTFPIFSDDLFTSTGQEYNISSIIDSDFHLDVEAYEKEGPLYLSTFFAVTYGVGFASLTATVCHVLLFHGREIWQMSKSAFQEKKMDVHTRLMRQYKQVPQWWFIGILVANVALTIFACEYYIDQLQLPWWGVLLACGLAIFFTLPIGIITATTNQTPGLNIITEYIMGYLYPGRPVANMCFKVYGYISMTQALTFLQDFKLGHYMKIPPRTMFMAQVVGTLIAAIVYLGTAWWLMDTIPNICDTDLLSSDSPWTCPSDQVFFDASVIWGLIGPRRIFGDLGTYSAINWFFLAGAIAPLLIWLAHKAFPNKKWISLINMPVLIGATGMMPPATAVNYTTWIIVGFLSGFVVYRYRRDWWQRHNYVLSGALDAGLAFMAVLLYLCLGLEDVSLNWWGNDLDGCSLASCPTAKGVVVDGCPVF, encoded by the exons ATGGATTCCCCTCgccaggaaaaagaagaagaagaagagaagcagaAAGAAATCACCACCCCTCTCC TTCACGCCGACCCCTCAGCCTCGACATCATCGTCATCTCCCTCGCCGCAAGCAGCTGACGatgcagaggaggaggaggaggagaattcGCCGATCGAGCAGGTGGCTCTCACCGTGCCGGTGGGCGACGACCCGTCCGTTCCCGTGCTGACGTTCCGCATGTGGGTACTCGGTACGATCTCCTGCGCGCTGCTGTCCTTCCTGAACCAGTTCTTCTGGTACCGGAAGGAGCCGCTCTCGATCACCTCCATCTCGGCCCAGATCGCGGTGGTGCCGCTGGGCCACCTGATGGCTCGGACGATAACTGACCGTGCTTTCTTCAAGGGGAGGCGCTGGGAGTTCACCCTCAATCCGGGTCCGTTCAACATAAAGGAGCACGTATTGATCACCATCTTCGCCAACTCCGGCGCCGGCAGCGTCTACGCCATCCATGTCGTCACCGCCGTCAAGATCTTCTACCGCCGGCACATCACCTTCTTCGTCTCCCTTCTCGTCGTCCTCACCACCCAG GTGTTGGGGTTTGGGTGGGCTGGAATATTCCGGCGATATCTGGTGGAGCCGGCGGCGATGTGGTGGCCGTACAACCTGGTGCAGGTATCGCTGTTCAG GGCACTCCACGAGAAGGAAGCGCGACCCAAGCATGGCCTGACCCGTAACCAGTTCTTCATGGTAGCCTTTATCTGTAGCTTTAGCTACTACGTCTTCCCGGGCTACCTCTTCTCCATGCTCACCTCCCTCTCTTGGATCTGCTGGATCTTCCCTCGCTCCGTCCTTGCCCAGCAGCTCGGCTCCGGCCTCTACGGCCTCGGCATCGGAGCCATCGGCCTCGACTGGTCCACCATCTCCTCGTACCTCGGCAGCCCCCTGGCCAGCCCCTGGTTCGCCACCGCCAACGTCGCCGCCGGGTTTGTTCTCATTATGTATGTCATCACCCCCACCGCCTACTGGCTCAACCTCTACAAGGCCAAGACCTTCCCCATTTTCTCCGACGATCTCTTCACCTCGACCGGCCAGGAATACAACATCTCCAGCATTATAGACTCTGACTTTCACCTCGACGTCGAGGCCTACGAAAAGGAAGGCCCTCTCTATCTGAGCACCTTCTTTGCAGTGACTTATGGTGTCGGCTTCGCGTCTCTCACAGCTACTGTCTGTCATGTTCTCCTCTTCCATGGCAG AGAAATATGGCAAATGAGCAAGTCGGCGTTCCAAGAGAAGAAGATGGATGTGCATACGAGGCTCATGCGTCAATATAAGCAAGTTCCGCAGTGGTGGTTCATCGGCATCCTCGTCGCCAATGTCGCTCTGACCATCTTTGCATGCGAGTACTACATCGATCAACTCCAATTGCCATGGTGGGGTGTCTTGCTGGCTTGTGGCCTCGCCATTTTCTTCACTCTCCCCATTGGAATCATCACAGCCACAACCAACCAG ACACCAGGTTTAAACATCATCACAGAGTATATCATGGGATACTTGTATCCAGGCAGGCCGGTTGCAAACATGTGCTTCAAGGTATATGGTTACATCAGCATGACACAGGCCTTGACATTTTTGCAAGACTTCAAGCTGGGGCACTACATGAAGATCCCACCAAGAACAATGTTCATGGCTCAG GTGGTAGGTACTCTAATTGCTGCAATTGTCTATCTTGGAACTGCATGGTGGCTCATGGACACCATCCCCAACATCTGCGACACGGATCTTCTATCCTCGGACAGCCCGTGGACCTGCCCATCTGACCAAGTGTTTTTTGATGCCTCTGTCATATGGGGTCTCATTGGCCCCCGCAGGATCTTCGGAGACCTTGGTACCTATTCAGCCATCAACTGGTTCTTCCTGGCTGGGGCCATTGCGCCTCTTCTCATTTGGCTCGCCCATAAGGCCTTCCCAAATAAGAAGTGGATAAGTCTAATCAACATGCCTGTACTGATTGGTGCCACCGGCATGATGCCTCCAGCCACAGCCGTTAACTACACTACCTGGATCATTGTTGGCTTCTTGTCGGGCTTTGTAGTTTATAGGTACCGGCGTGATTGGTGGCAGCGGCATAACTATGTGCTTTCGGGTGCTCTGGATGCTGGGCTGGCATTCATGGCAGTCTTGCTGTATCTGTGCCTGGGGCTGGAGGATGTCAGCCTGAATTGGTGGGGAAATGACCTGGATGGTTGCTCCCTGGCTTCTTGCCCCACTGCAAAGGGTGTTGTAGTTGATGGCTGCCCAGTTTTCTGA
- the LOC103719070 gene encoding U-box domain-containing protein 44-like isoform X2, whose translation MATTDLITNASIVPISEVISQIVEAVFETIHAARDVLLERQSFGEVSSYLERMVPLLHEMARSSRSRAEHSAALATAIDILVREVKAAKTLTLDCCNRSKLYLLLNCRRIVHRLESTTKEISRALSLLPLASLDLSSAVADDVGRLTEAMARAEFRAAVSEEEIIDKIEAAIQERNSDRSYANRLLSLIAEAVGISNDRSEIKKEFDEFKNEVAEAKLRKDIAEAIQMDQILALLGRADAASSFKEKEVKYYNKRNSLGSQPLEPLQSFYCPITRDVMEDPVETSSGQTFERRAIEKWFTDGNTNCPLTMIPLNTEVLRPNITLRKSIEEWKERNTIIIISSIKSRLSSGDEKEVLESLNQLQQLCEEKESNRECIVLENYLPILVGFLRGSNSMIKNRALSILCLLAKDNDDQKEKIAEVDNAIESIVKSLARRVEECKLAVALLLELSKSNKVRSYIGKVQGCILLLVTTSNSDNNQAASNARELLENLSFLDDNVVQMARANYFKPLLERLHSDDVKKNMVKTLAEMELTDHSKATLFEDGALEPLLQLMSHSDVYNKTMAVKALHKLSSFHQNGLQMIRARAVHPLLDLLHLHIGSSPSLRELVAATIMNIAISARELRPEETLDFLESDDEISRLFSLIILTGPKIQQSILQTFYALCQLQLAGDMRAKLRQFSAIQILIPHCENSDPMVRANAVKLLHCLMEGGDENMSAEQVGQRWLETLLSIIRDSRDEEEVAAALGIITNLPTGCTQITQWLLDAEALPIIVRYLTDGKLSGQSQLIENAVGALCRFTISSNLECQKRAAEAGVIPLLVQLLGSGTALTKRYAAISLAQFSESSLGLSRPVERRGGFLCCSAPPEIGCPVHMGVCSVEGSFCLVEADAVRPLVRVLGEQDPSASDAALRALSTLMEAERLQSGSMVLSQMNGVLPIIKLLSSQSSELQEKALLVLERIFRLEEYKRMYGASAQMPLVDITQRGNGSTKALAARILAHLNVLHDQSSYF comes from the exons ATGGCGACGACGGATTTGATCACGAACGCCTCCATAGTCCCGATCTCGGAGGTCATCTCCCAGATCGTGGAGGCGGTCTTCGAGACCATCCATGCCGCCCGCgatgtcctcctcgagcgccAGAGCTTCGGCGAGGTCTCCTCCTACCTGGAACGCATGGTCCCCCTCCTCCACGAAATGGCCAGGTCTTCTCGCTCCCGCGCCGAACACTCCGCCGCCCTCGCAACCGCCATCGACATCCTCGTCCGCGAGGTCAAGGCCGCGAAAACTCTCACCCTCGACTGCTGCAACCGCAGCAAGCTGTACCTCCTCCTCAACTGTCGCCGCATCGTCCACCGCCTCGAGTCCACCACCAAGGAGATCAGCCGCGCCCTCAGCCTCCTCCCCCTCGCCTCCCTCGACCTCTCCTCCGCCGTCGCCGACGATGTCGGCCGGCTGACTGAAGCCATGGCCAGGGCCGAGTTCCGCGCCGCCGTCTCCGAGGAGGAGATAATTGACAAGATCGAGGCTGCCATCCAGGAGCGGAATTCGGACCGGTCTTACGCCAACAGGCTCTTGTCCCTCATCGCCGAGGCGGTCGGGATCTCGAACGACCGGTCGGAGATCAAGAAGGAGTTCGACGAGTTCAAGAACGAGGTCGCCGAGGCCAAGCTGAGGAAGGACATCGCCGAGGCCATCCAGATGGATCAAATTTTAGCTCTTCTTGGGAGGGCCGATGCCGCCTCGTCCTTCAAAGAGAAGGAGGTCAAGTACTATAACAAAAGGAATTCTTTGGGGAGCCAGCCATTGGAGCCGCTTCAGTCTTTCTATTGCCCCATCACTCGGGATGTCATGGAGGACCCTGTCGAGACTTCTTCCGGGCAGACCTTCGAGAGGCGCGCGATCGAGAAGTGGTTCACCGATGGGAACACCAATTGTCCCCTGACTATGATTCCACTGAACACAGAGGTTCTCCGGCCTAACATTACTCTGAGGAAGTCTATTGAGGAGTGGAAGGAGAGGAACACCATTATAATTATTTCTTCCATCAAGTCCAGACTCAGCTCAGGTGATGAGAAGGAGGTGCTCGAGAGTCTGAACCAGCTACAGCAGCTCTGCGAGGAAAAGGAATCGAATAGGGAGTGCATCGTGCTGGAGAATTACCTGCCCATTCTTGTTGGATTTCTTCGAGGAAGCAATTCGATGATAAAGAATCGTGCTTTGTCTATTCTTTGCCTATTGGCAAAGGATAACGATGACCAGAAG GAAAAGATTGCTGAAGTAGATAATGCCATCGAATCTATTGTTAAATCTCTTGCACGGCGTGTCGAGGAATGTAAACTGGCAGTGGCTTTGCTGTTGGAACTCTCAAAAAGTAACAAGGTTCGCAGCTATATCGGGAAGGTACAGGGTTGCATTCTTCTTCTGGTGACAACATCAAATAGTGATAACAACCAAGCTGCCAGCAATGCAAGAGAGCTTTTGGAGAATCTTTCGTTTCTTGATGACAATGTTGTGCAAATGGCAAGGGCAAACTATTTTAAACCATTATTGGAGCGTCTCCATTCAG ATGATGTGAAGAAGAACATGGTGAAAACTTTAGCTGAAATGGAGTTAACGGATCACAGTAAAGCCACCTTGTTTGAAGATGGAGCACTGGAGCCACTTCTTCAGTTGATGTCACATAGTGATGTGTATAACAAGACCATGGCTGTTAAAGCCCTTCACAAGCTCTCAAGCTTTCATCAGAATGGTCTGCAGATGATTCGGGCAAGAGCAGTGCATCCACTTCTTGACCTCCTGCACCTCCATATCGGATCATCCCCCTCTCTGCGGGAGCTGGTGGCAGCCACCATTATGAACATCGCGATATCAGCAAGAGAGCTGAGACCTGAGGAAACCCTGGATTTTTTGGAATCTGATGATGAAATCTCCCGGCTTTTTTCTTTGATTATCTTGACAGGACCAAAGATACAACAAAGCATTCTACAAACATTTTATGCCTTGTGCCAGCTTCAGTTAGCAGGAGACATGAGAGCAAAGCTAAGACAG TTCTCTGCAATCCAAATATTAATTCCACACTGTGAGAACAGTGATCCTATGGTAAGGGCAAATGCTGTGAAGTTATTGCATTGCTTGATGGAAGGTGGAGATGAGAACATGTCAGCAGAGCAGGTGGGTCAGAGGTGGCTGGAAACTTTGCTGTCAATTATAAGAGATTCCAGGGATGAGGAGGAAGTGGCTGCCGCATTGGGCATCATCACTAATCTTCCTACAGGCTGTACCCAAATCACTCAGTGGCTTCTCGATGCAGAGGCACTTCCAATCATTGTCAGATATCTTACTGATGGGAAGCTGAGTGGGCAGAGTCAGCTGATAGAAAATGCTGTTGGAGCGTTATGCCGTTTTACCATATCCTCCAATCTAGAATGCCAGAAGAGAGCAGCTGAGGCTGGTGTGATCCCATTGCTTGTCCAGTTGTTGGGATCTGGCACTGCTTTGACAAAACGATATGCAGCTATTTCACTTGCTCAGTTTTCAGAGAGTTCACTTGGACTGAGCAGGCCTGTAGAACGACGTGGGGGCTTCCTGTGCTGTTCTGCCCCACCTGAAATAGGCTGCCCTGTGCACATGGGTGTCTGTTCGGTGGAGGGATCATTTTGTCTTGTGGAAGCAGATGCTGTAAGACCACTTGTTCGAGTGCTTGGAGAGCAAGATCCCAGTGCGAGTGATGCTGCTTTAAGGGCACTGTCAACACTCATGGAGGCTGAAAGACTGCAGAGTGGCAGCATGGTGCTTTCTCAGATGAATGGTGTTTTGCCTATTATAAAGCTACTGAGCTCCCAATCAAGTGAGCTGCAAGAGAAGGCTTTGCTTGTTTTAGAGAGGATTTTCCGCCTGGAGGAGTACAAGCGGATGTATGGAGCTTCAGCACAGATGCCTTTAGTTGACATAACTCAAAGAGGAAATGGTAGCACTAAAGCATTGGCCGCTAGAATACTTGCTCATTTGAATGTGCTTCATGATCAATCTTCTTATTTTTGA
- the LOC103719070 gene encoding U-box domain-containing protein 44-like isoform X1: MATTDLITNASIVPISEVISQIVEAVFETIHAARDVLLERQSFGEVSSYLERMVPLLHEMARSSRSRAEHSAALATAIDILVREVKAAKTLTLDCCNRSKLYLLLNCRRIVHRLESTTKEISRALSLLPLASLDLSSAVADDVGRLTEAMARAEFRAAVSEEEIIDKIEAAIQERNSDRSYANRLLSLIAEAVGISNDRSEIKKEFDEFKNEVAEAKLRKDIAEAIQMDQILALLGRADAASSFKEKEVKYYNKRNSLGSQPLEPLQSFYCPITRDVMEDPVETSSGQTFERRAIEKWFTDGNTNCPLTMIPLNTEVLRPNITLRKSIEEWKERNTIIIISSIKSRLSSGDEKEVLESLNQLQQLCEEKESNRECIVLENYLPILVGFLRGSNSMIKNRALSILCLLAKDNDDQKEKIAEVDNAIESIVKSLARRVEECKLAVALLLELSKSNKVRSYIGKVQGCILLLVTTSNSDNNQAASNARELLENLSFLDDNVVQMARANYFKPLLERLHSGSDDVKKNMVKTLAEMELTDHSKATLFEDGALEPLLQLMSHSDVYNKTMAVKALHKLSSFHQNGLQMIRARAVHPLLDLLHLHIGSSPSLRELVAATIMNIAISARELRPEETLDFLESDDEISRLFSLIILTGPKIQQSILQTFYALCQLQLAGDMRAKLRQFSAIQILIPHCENSDPMVRANAVKLLHCLMEGGDENMSAEQVGQRWLETLLSIIRDSRDEEEVAAALGIITNLPTGCTQITQWLLDAEALPIIVRYLTDGKLSGQSQLIENAVGALCRFTISSNLECQKRAAEAGVIPLLVQLLGSGTALTKRYAAISLAQFSESSLGLSRPVERRGGFLCCSAPPEIGCPVHMGVCSVEGSFCLVEADAVRPLVRVLGEQDPSASDAALRALSTLMEAERLQSGSMVLSQMNGVLPIIKLLSSQSSELQEKALLVLERIFRLEEYKRMYGASAQMPLVDITQRGNGSTKALAARILAHLNVLHDQSSYF, from the exons ATGGCGACGACGGATTTGATCACGAACGCCTCCATAGTCCCGATCTCGGAGGTCATCTCCCAGATCGTGGAGGCGGTCTTCGAGACCATCCATGCCGCCCGCgatgtcctcctcgagcgccAGAGCTTCGGCGAGGTCTCCTCCTACCTGGAACGCATGGTCCCCCTCCTCCACGAAATGGCCAGGTCTTCTCGCTCCCGCGCCGAACACTCCGCCGCCCTCGCAACCGCCATCGACATCCTCGTCCGCGAGGTCAAGGCCGCGAAAACTCTCACCCTCGACTGCTGCAACCGCAGCAAGCTGTACCTCCTCCTCAACTGTCGCCGCATCGTCCACCGCCTCGAGTCCACCACCAAGGAGATCAGCCGCGCCCTCAGCCTCCTCCCCCTCGCCTCCCTCGACCTCTCCTCCGCCGTCGCCGACGATGTCGGCCGGCTGACTGAAGCCATGGCCAGGGCCGAGTTCCGCGCCGCCGTCTCCGAGGAGGAGATAATTGACAAGATCGAGGCTGCCATCCAGGAGCGGAATTCGGACCGGTCTTACGCCAACAGGCTCTTGTCCCTCATCGCCGAGGCGGTCGGGATCTCGAACGACCGGTCGGAGATCAAGAAGGAGTTCGACGAGTTCAAGAACGAGGTCGCCGAGGCCAAGCTGAGGAAGGACATCGCCGAGGCCATCCAGATGGATCAAATTTTAGCTCTTCTTGGGAGGGCCGATGCCGCCTCGTCCTTCAAAGAGAAGGAGGTCAAGTACTATAACAAAAGGAATTCTTTGGGGAGCCAGCCATTGGAGCCGCTTCAGTCTTTCTATTGCCCCATCACTCGGGATGTCATGGAGGACCCTGTCGAGACTTCTTCCGGGCAGACCTTCGAGAGGCGCGCGATCGAGAAGTGGTTCACCGATGGGAACACCAATTGTCCCCTGACTATGATTCCACTGAACACAGAGGTTCTCCGGCCTAACATTACTCTGAGGAAGTCTATTGAGGAGTGGAAGGAGAGGAACACCATTATAATTATTTCTTCCATCAAGTCCAGACTCAGCTCAGGTGATGAGAAGGAGGTGCTCGAGAGTCTGAACCAGCTACAGCAGCTCTGCGAGGAAAAGGAATCGAATAGGGAGTGCATCGTGCTGGAGAATTACCTGCCCATTCTTGTTGGATTTCTTCGAGGAAGCAATTCGATGATAAAGAATCGTGCTTTGTCTATTCTTTGCCTATTGGCAAAGGATAACGATGACCAGAAG GAAAAGATTGCTGAAGTAGATAATGCCATCGAATCTATTGTTAAATCTCTTGCACGGCGTGTCGAGGAATGTAAACTGGCAGTGGCTTTGCTGTTGGAACTCTCAAAAAGTAACAAGGTTCGCAGCTATATCGGGAAGGTACAGGGTTGCATTCTTCTTCTGGTGACAACATCAAATAGTGATAACAACCAAGCTGCCAGCAATGCAAGAGAGCTTTTGGAGAATCTTTCGTTTCTTGATGACAATGTTGTGCAAATGGCAAGGGCAAACTATTTTAAACCATTATTGGAGCGTCTCCATTCAG GATCAGATGATGTGAAGAAGAACATGGTGAAAACTTTAGCTGAAATGGAGTTAACGGATCACAGTAAAGCCACCTTGTTTGAAGATGGAGCACTGGAGCCACTTCTTCAGTTGATGTCACATAGTGATGTGTATAACAAGACCATGGCTGTTAAAGCCCTTCACAAGCTCTCAAGCTTTCATCAGAATGGTCTGCAGATGATTCGGGCAAGAGCAGTGCATCCACTTCTTGACCTCCTGCACCTCCATATCGGATCATCCCCCTCTCTGCGGGAGCTGGTGGCAGCCACCATTATGAACATCGCGATATCAGCAAGAGAGCTGAGACCTGAGGAAACCCTGGATTTTTTGGAATCTGATGATGAAATCTCCCGGCTTTTTTCTTTGATTATCTTGACAGGACCAAAGATACAACAAAGCATTCTACAAACATTTTATGCCTTGTGCCAGCTTCAGTTAGCAGGAGACATGAGAGCAAAGCTAAGACAG TTCTCTGCAATCCAAATATTAATTCCACACTGTGAGAACAGTGATCCTATGGTAAGGGCAAATGCTGTGAAGTTATTGCATTGCTTGATGGAAGGTGGAGATGAGAACATGTCAGCAGAGCAGGTGGGTCAGAGGTGGCTGGAAACTTTGCTGTCAATTATAAGAGATTCCAGGGATGAGGAGGAAGTGGCTGCCGCATTGGGCATCATCACTAATCTTCCTACAGGCTGTACCCAAATCACTCAGTGGCTTCTCGATGCAGAGGCACTTCCAATCATTGTCAGATATCTTACTGATGGGAAGCTGAGTGGGCAGAGTCAGCTGATAGAAAATGCTGTTGGAGCGTTATGCCGTTTTACCATATCCTCCAATCTAGAATGCCAGAAGAGAGCAGCTGAGGCTGGTGTGATCCCATTGCTTGTCCAGTTGTTGGGATCTGGCACTGCTTTGACAAAACGATATGCAGCTATTTCACTTGCTCAGTTTTCAGAGAGTTCACTTGGACTGAGCAGGCCTGTAGAACGACGTGGGGGCTTCCTGTGCTGTTCTGCCCCACCTGAAATAGGCTGCCCTGTGCACATGGGTGTCTGTTCGGTGGAGGGATCATTTTGTCTTGTGGAAGCAGATGCTGTAAGACCACTTGTTCGAGTGCTTGGAGAGCAAGATCCCAGTGCGAGTGATGCTGCTTTAAGGGCACTGTCAACACTCATGGAGGCTGAAAGACTGCAGAGTGGCAGCATGGTGCTTTCTCAGATGAATGGTGTTTTGCCTATTATAAAGCTACTGAGCTCCCAATCAAGTGAGCTGCAAGAGAAGGCTTTGCTTGTTTTAGAGAGGATTTTCCGCCTGGAGGAGTACAAGCGGATGTATGGAGCTTCAGCACAGATGCCTTTAGTTGACATAACTCAAAGAGGAAATGGTAGCACTAAAGCATTGGCCGCTAGAATACTTGCTCATTTGAATGTGCTTCATGATCAATCTTCTTATTTTTGA